In a single window of the Pseudomonadota bacterium genome:
- a CDS encoding cytochrome P450, whose translation MKALAMHHTLGQHLGIPGPPPAPILGRWANMLQFGRDPLGHAGRLFGRYGQVVVLAKGAKTNLYSPLDDCPATVLAYGPEATRAASTQHDIYFKYPLSGPRYRLKDRSKRTAPLRHFAVGLFGINLEEHREHRRLVMPAFHTRRVGSYLDTMVEVTESCLDVWRTGEQRNMMQELRVLTMRIATRTLFGADIGERGRRIGPLLQTAFNALVHPLSRLLPYDVPGLPFHRFLTLIGVLDTEMRRIIEQKCQAGREGDDMLSILLQARDSESGLALSEDELIGHTNVFFLAGHETTANALTWTLFLLSQHPGVAADLVDELESVLHGAAPTLAQLEQLPFLDQVVKESLRMFTPAVFNGRVTSQPTQFCGYGLPAGTEVFVSIYHTHRMPEIFAEPTRFRPRRWDSSHPSIFEYNPFSAGPRMCIGWQFALQEIKIVLALLMQRFRLQCVPNVVINRAASIVLTPERGLPMTIHAQDRRFHSGVGDVRGNVREMVELPT comes from the coding sequence ATGAAGGCCCTCGCCATGCATCACACGTTGGGACAACACCTGGGTATTCCGGGGCCCCCGCCTGCCCCTATCCTTGGACGTTGGGCCAACATGCTGCAATTCGGCCGCGACCCCCTCGGGCATGCTGGACGGCTCTTCGGGCGCTACGGTCAGGTGGTCGTGCTCGCGAAGGGTGCCAAGACCAATCTCTATTCCCCCCTCGACGATTGCCCCGCTACGGTCCTCGCTTACGGTCCCGAGGCCACACGCGCGGCCAGCACGCAGCACGATATCTATTTCAAGTATCCACTCTCTGGCCCAAGGTATCGGTTGAAGGACCGTTCGAAGCGCACGGCACCGCTCAGACATTTCGCAGTGGGGCTATTCGGGATCAACTTAGAGGAACACCGCGAGCATCGCCGGCTGGTCATGCCCGCCTTCCACACCAGGCGGGTGGGCTCCTATCTCGACACCATGGTCGAGGTTACCGAATCGTGCCTCGATGTCTGGCGTACCGGCGAGCAACGTAACATGATGCAGGAACTACGGGTTCTCACCATGCGTATCGCCACGCGCACCCTGTTCGGTGCGGATATAGGTGAGCGTGGTCGCAGAATCGGCCCGCTGCTCCAAACGGCATTCAACGCACTCGTTCATCCCTTGAGCCGACTTTTACCCTATGACGTCCCAGGCTTACCCTTCCATCGATTCCTCACTTTGATCGGTGTATTAGATACCGAGATGCGCCGCATTATTGAACAGAAGTGCCAGGCGGGTCGTGAAGGCGACGACATGCTCTCCATCCTGCTACAAGCGCGCGATAGCGAGAGCGGGCTTGCGCTGAGTGAAGACGAATTGATCGGGCACACAAACGTCTTTTTCCTCGCAGGTCATGAGACCACCGCTAACGCGCTCACCTGGACGTTGTTCTTACTATCCCAACATCCGGGCGTTGCGGCTGATTTGGTGGACGAACTCGAATCAGTGTTACACGGGGCAGCGCCCACGTTGGCGCAACTGGAACAGTTACCGTTCCTCGACCAGGTCGTCAAGGAGAGCCTGCGCATGTTCACGCCCGCCGTGTTTAACGGCAGAGTGACCTCGCAGCCGACCCAGTTCTGCGGCTACGGCCTGCCGGCCGGAACGGAAGTGTTCGTGAGCATCTATCATACCCACCGTATGCCGGAGATCTTTGCGGAACCTACACGCTTTCGTCCCCGACGCTGGGATAGTAGCCACCCCTCGATTTTTGAGTACAACCCCTTCAGCGCCGGTCCGCGTATGTGCATCGGCTGGCAGTTCGCCCTGCAAGAGATAAAAATCGTGCTCGCACTGCTCATGCAGCGGTTCCGGCTCCAATGCGTG